In Acidimicrobiales bacterium, the following are encoded in one genomic region:
- a CDS encoding sulfatase: MRIIYFDIDTLRPDHLGCYGYHRDTSPNIDALAAAGTRFDNVYASDVPCLPSRTALITGRFGIQTGVVNHGGRGANLDLAPEGAQRSFLSELSVQSWAARFFWKGYRTASFSSFPIRHAATWWTVGFQEMIDASRGMGGETADRVVPDVLGWIDRHGREDHWFCHVHLWDPHTPYNTPPAFGNPFEGDPIPAWYTEDVRARHWGLPGPHSAQEPFGFRPDEFGDAGARQPIDLADLPAVKVMFDGYDVGIRYADDHVGRVLSKLDEVSALDDTLVMVASDHGEGFGELGVYADHQAADEATAHIPMILRGPGVPVGVDRSLHYHLDVGATVTELAGATPPAVWDGTSFAAALRDGREEGREFLVTSQGAWSCQRGLRTGDHLYLRTMHSGYHDWADEMLFDLSTDPHEQHDLAGERPELVMAASQQLDRWITEQLAASVDHVDPLVIVMAEGGPFHTRGRLRAYLERLRTTGRGQWADLLAERYAADLDVRPAISDALIEAFASLNPKLAGKLKPA, encoded by the coding sequence ATGCGGATCATCTACTTCGACATCGACACGCTGCGGCCGGACCACCTCGGCTGCTACGGCTATCACCGCGACACCAGCCCCAACATCGACGCGCTCGCCGCCGCGGGGACTCGCTTCGACAACGTCTACGCCTCCGACGTGCCGTGCCTGCCGAGTCGCACGGCCTTGATCACCGGCCGGTTCGGCATCCAGACCGGTGTGGTCAACCACGGTGGTCGGGGCGCCAACCTCGACCTCGCTCCTGAAGGCGCGCAGCGCAGCTTCCTGTCCGAGCTGTCCGTGCAGTCGTGGGCCGCACGGTTCTTCTGGAAGGGCTACCGGACCGCGTCGTTCTCGAGCTTCCCGATCCGGCACGCGGCCACGTGGTGGACCGTCGGGTTCCAGGAGATGATCGACGCGTCGCGGGGCATGGGCGGCGAGACGGCAGACCGAGTCGTGCCCGACGTGCTCGGCTGGATCGACCGCCACGGCCGCGAAGACCACTGGTTCTGCCACGTGCACCTGTGGGACCCGCACACGCCGTACAACACGCCCCCGGCGTTCGGAAACCCCTTCGAGGGCGACCCGATCCCTGCCTGGTACACGGAGGACGTGCGCGCGCGGCATTGGGGTCTGCCGGGGCCGCACTCGGCGCAAGAGCCGTTCGGCTTCCGTCCCGATGAGTTCGGTGACGCCGGCGCGCGCCAGCCGATCGACCTTGCCGACCTCCCGGCCGTGAAGGTGATGTTCGACGGTTACGACGTCGGCATCCGCTACGCGGACGACCACGTCGGGCGCGTGCTGTCGAAGCTCGACGAGGTCTCTGCCCTCGACGACACGCTCGTGATGGTCGCGTCAGATCATGGCGAGGGGTTCGGCGAGCTCGGTGTGTACGCCGACCACCAAGCGGCCGACGAGGCCACCGCGCACATCCCGATGATCCTGCGCGGGCCAGGCGTGCCGGTGGGCGTCGACCGCTCGCTCCACTACCACCTCGACGTGGGCGCCACCGTGACCGAGCTCGCCGGTGCGACCCCGCCGGCGGTGTGGGACGGCACGTCGTTCGCGGCGGCCCTGCGCGACGGGCGCGAGGAGGGCCGCGAGTTCCTGGTGACCTCGCAAGGGGCGTGGTCGTGCCAGCGGGGATTGCGCACCGGCGACCACCTGTACCTCCGCACGATGCACAGCGGCTACCACGACTGGGCCGACGAGATGCTGTTCGACCTCTCGACCGACCCCCACGAACAGCACGACTTGGCGGGGGAGCGCCCCGAGCTCGTGATGGCGGCGTCGCAGCAGCTCGACCGATGGATCACCGAGCAGCTCGCAGCAAGCGTCGACCACGTCGACCCGCTCGTGATCGTGATGGCCGAGGGCGGTCCCTTTCACACCCGGGGGAGGCTGCGTGCCTACCTCGAACGGCTGCGCACCACCGGCCGCGGCCAATGGGCTGACCTGTTGGCCGAGCGTTACGCCGCCGATCTCGACGTGCGGCCCGCGATCTCCGACGCGCTCATCGAAGCGTTCGCCAGCCTCAACCCGAAGCTCGCCGGCAAGCTGAAGCCCGCATGA
- a CDS encoding CoA transferase, with protein MRLGDIANAEAAPFGKPLDGVRVLAAEQMQSLPFATQLLARLGADVVKVESPKGGESGRGAVPFMEAPTGEKVGATFLRNNLGKRSVTLDLKSERGRDLFLDLAGRFDVVAENFKAGTMDRMGLGYEAVSARWPAVVYVSVSGFGNTTESPYRDWPAYAAIAEAMSGIYDYKAEPGRPPVVNPVGGLGDIGSALFAAVGILAALRHRDATGRGQYLDVAMYDAMVSMTDLVTNFWSMGLRPQPGRHLPLIMDGFRADDGWFIVQVGREHQFELLARTVGCPEWLDDPRFATRQGWADHLDDVIRPAVEAWAHGRSKGDVCRELAAVGLAAGPCNAAPDVIADPHVRDRHMLVECERSDGVADPVLVPGNPIKLSSVAEGPETRVPWLGEHTDTVLATELGLDEAALAELRAAGVIA; from the coding sequence ATGCGTCTCGGAGACATCGCCAACGCCGAAGCAGCACCGTTCGGCAAGCCGCTCGACGGTGTGCGCGTGCTGGCAGCGGAGCAGATGCAGTCGCTCCCGTTCGCAACGCAGCTGCTGGCACGACTCGGCGCCGACGTGGTCAAGGTCGAGTCGCCCAAAGGCGGCGAGTCCGGACGTGGTGCAGTCCCGTTCATGGAAGCGCCGACCGGCGAGAAGGTCGGTGCCACGTTCTTGCGCAACAACTTGGGGAAGCGGTCGGTCACGCTCGACTTGAAGAGCGAGCGCGGACGGGACCTGTTCCTCGACCTCGCCGGGCGATTCGACGTGGTGGCCGAGAACTTCAAGGCCGGGACCATGGACCGCATGGGTCTGGGCTACGAGGCGGTCTCGGCGCGTTGGCCGGCCGTGGTCTACGTGTCGGTGTCGGGGTTCGGGAACACCACCGAGTCCCCGTATCGCGACTGGCCGGCGTACGCGGCGATCGCCGAGGCCATGTCGGGCATCTACGACTACAAGGCCGAGCCGGGTCGCCCGCCGGTCGTCAACCCCGTCGGCGGCCTCGGCGACATCGGCTCCGCGCTGTTCGCGGCCGTCGGCATCCTGGCTGCGCTCCGCCATCGTGACGCAACCGGTCGCGGCCAGTACCTCGACGTCGCGATGTACGACGCCATGGTCTCGATGACCGATCTGGTGACGAACTTCTGGTCGATGGGCCTGCGCCCGCAGCCGGGGCGGCACCTGCCGCTGATCATGGACGGCTTCCGCGCGGATGACGGCTGGTTCATCGTGCAGGTCGGCCGTGAGCACCAGTTCGAGCTCCTGGCGCGAACGGTGGGATGCCCCGAGTGGCTCGACGACCCGCGCTTCGCCACGCGGCAGGGTTGGGCCGACCACCTCGACGACGTGATCCGCCCGGCCGTCGAGGCGTGGGCGCACGGCCGCTCGAAGGGCGACGTGTGCCGCGAGCTCGCTGCGGTGGGCCTGGCCGCCGGGCCTTGCAACGCCGCGCCCGACGTGATCGCCGACCCCCACGTGCGCGACCGCCACATGCTGGTCGAGTGCGAGCGCAGCGACGGCGTGGCCGATCCGGTGCTGGTGCCGGGCAACCCGATCAAGTTGTCGAGCGTCGCGGAAGGTCCCGAGACTCGGGTGCCGTGGTTGGGGGAGCACACCGACACGGTGCTGGCGACCGAGTTGGGTCTCGACGAAGCCGCGCTGGCCGAGCTGCGCGCGGCAGGCGTCATCGCCTGA
- a CDS encoding TetR/AcrR family transcriptional regulator, giving the protein MTTNRPRKTRRRATAGADDRSRQPRGDARRQQILDSAVELFAANGYRGTGIAALADKVGMTAPGLLYYFGTKERLLQEVMEERQRAEGQDLPSIEEFTLDTIREIARHNVETAVFTRLYVVLGAENLDRDDPLHDFFTERYAAGRAVARETLLAEQRRGVIDATIDVDLLAAEILAVLMGLEIQWLVDPANVDLVATVDAYIDRLSRELERD; this is encoded by the coding sequence ATGACCACGAACCGCCCACGCAAGACGCGGCGCCGGGCGACGGCCGGAGCCGACGACCGCAGCCGCCAACCGCGCGGCGATGCCCGCCGCCAGCAGATCCTCGACAGCGCGGTGGAGCTGTTCGCCGCCAACGGCTACCGGGGCACGGGGATCGCAGCCTTGGCCGACAAGGTGGGCATGACCGCGCCCGGGCTCCTCTACTACTTCGGCACCAAGGAACGGCTGCTCCAGGAAGTCATGGAGGAACGCCAGCGTGCCGAAGGGCAGGACCTGCCGTCGATCGAGGAGTTCACGCTCGACACGATCAGGGAGATCGCGCGCCACAACGTGGAGACGGCCGTGTTCACGCGGCTGTACGTGGTGCTCGGCGCGGAGAACCTCGATCGCGACGACCCGCTCCACGACTTCTTCACCGAGCGCTATGCGGCGGGTCGTGCCGTGGCGCGCGAGACCTTGCTCGCCGAGCAACGCCGCGGCGTCATCGATGCCACGATCGACGTCGACCTGCTGGCCGCGGAGATCCTCGCGGTGCTCATGGGGCTGGAGATCCAGTGGCTCGTCGACCCCGCCAACGTCGACCTGGTCGCGACCGTCGACGCCTACATCGATCGCCTCAGCCGCGAGTTGGAGCGCGACTGA
- a CDS encoding OB-fold domain-containing protein, translating into MQGIISAAGYVPHHRLDRAKIAEVMGTGGGKGTRAVASYDEDTTTLAVAAGRLALAAAPAGASQLEALTLATSSPVYLDKTNAGVVHAALRLDSATAAYDLGGGIRSGVGALRAALRPGGATLVVASDIRTGLPTSGDEAAGGDAAAALLVGDDSARPVIAELVGQGSATREFLDQWRTPGDSRPRHWEERFAETQYGPLVDLAWYDALKDAGLAPADVTTLIVAGSHTRAVKAAQRKLGAEPAKVADDLTASVGNPATAQAALLLANELEQCGPGDVLALVSLADGVDVLIFRATPAIASWRPARTVAAQIATGDAGLPYAKFLSWRGMVTVEPPRRPEPARMSASAAGRSFDWKYGFVGSRDRQSGALHLPPARVSWQGGGVDDMEPAPMADVEGTIVAFTVDRLVYSPSPPVVFAVVDFDGGGRLPMELTDVAATEVRVGDRVEMTFRRLNTGDTIANYFWKAHPVTTTPAGD; encoded by the coding sequence ATGCAGGGCATCATCAGCGCCGCTGGCTACGTCCCCCACCACCGCCTCGACCGGGCCAAGATCGCCGAGGTCATGGGGACCGGCGGCGGCAAGGGCACCCGCGCCGTGGCCAGCTACGACGAGGACACCACCACGCTTGCCGTGGCCGCCGGACGCCTCGCGCTGGCCGCCGCGCCCGCGGGCGCCTCACAGCTCGAAGCGCTCACCTTGGCCACTTCGAGCCCCGTGTACCTCGACAAGACCAACGCGGGGGTGGTGCACGCTGCCCTGCGACTCGACAGCGCCACGGCAGCGTACGACCTCGGGGGCGGGATCCGCTCCGGTGTCGGCGCGCTGCGGGCCGCGCTGCGGCCCGGGGGGGCGACGTTGGTCGTCGCCAGCGACATCCGCACGGGCCTGCCCACCTCCGGCGATGAAGCGGCCGGCGGCGACGCGGCGGCCGCGCTGCTGGTGGGCGACGACTCGGCCAGGCCGGTCATCGCCGAGCTGGTCGGCCAGGGATCGGCCACCCGTGAGTTCCTCGACCAGTGGCGCACGCCGGGCGACAGCCGCCCCCGGCACTGGGAGGAGCGCTTCGCCGAGACGCAGTACGGGCCGCTCGTCGACTTGGCGTGGTACGACGCGCTGAAGGACGCCGGGCTCGCCCCGGCCGACGTCACCACGTTGATCGTCGCCGGCTCGCACACCCGCGCCGTGAAGGCCGCCCAGCGCAAGCTCGGGGCCGAGCCCGCGAAGGTCGCCGACGACCTCACCGCGAGCGTCGGGAACCCGGCCACCGCGCAGGCCGCTCTGCTGCTGGCCAACGAGCTCGAGCAGTGCGGGCCGGGCGACGTGCTCGCGCTGGTGTCGCTGGCCGACGGCGTCGACGTGCTGATCTTCCGAGCCACCCCCGCCATCGCCTCCTGGCGGCCGGCTCGCACCGTGGCCGCGCAGATCGCGACCGGCGACGCTGGTCTCCCCTACGCCAAGTTCCTCTCGTGGCGGGGCATGGTGACCGTCGAGCCACCCCGCCGCCCCGAGCCTGCACGGATGTCCGCCTCGGCCGCCGGTCGCAGCTTCGACTGGAAGTACGGCTTCGTCGGATCGCGCGACCGCCAGAGCGGCGCGCTGCACCTCCCGCCGGCCCGGGTGTCGTGGCAGGGCGGGGGGGTTGACGACATGGAGCCTGCGCCGATGGCCGACGTCGAGGGCACGATCGTCGCGTTCACGGTCGACCGGCTGGTGTACTCCCCCAGCCCGCCCGTGGTCTTCGCGGTGGTCGACTTCGACGGTGGCGGCAGACTGCCGATGGAGCTCACCGATGTCGCCGCCACCGAAGTTCGGGTCGGCGACCGTGTCGAGATGACCTTCCGCCGGCTCAACACCGGCGACACCATCGCCAACTACTTCTGGAAGGCGCACCCGGTGACCACCACACCGGCCGGCGACTGA
- a CDS encoding enoyl-CoA hydratase-related protein, which produces MTDQTPSADRPLDEQVRHRLDGAVAWITLDRPDVKNAISPDQRNRVIDLLDAASGDHHVRAVVLTATGDAFCTGADLRASQPTVPKPDHAPEQPVGTVRRMIRTGAQRLVTSVLDCDKPVIAAVNGTAAGIGAHLALAADLVIAVESARFIEVFVRRALVPDGGGAYLLPRLVGMHKAKELMFFGDSVRATEALELGLINRVVPDGELHAAASEWADRLADGPTHSIALTKWLLNRSLESDRDTALAAEAWAQEMNMGSVDAQEGVQSFIERRTPTYQGW; this is translated from the coding sequence GTGACCGACCAGACCCCTTCCGCCGACCGCCCGCTCGACGAGCAGGTCCGACACCGCCTCGATGGCGCGGTGGCGTGGATCACGCTCGACCGGCCCGACGTGAAGAACGCCATCTCGCCCGACCAACGCAACCGGGTGATCGACCTGCTCGACGCGGCGAGCGGCGACCACCACGTGCGAGCGGTCGTGCTGACGGCCACCGGCGACGCGTTCTGCACCGGCGCCGACCTCCGGGCATCGCAGCCGACGGTCCCCAAGCCCGATCACGCCCCCGAACAGCCGGTCGGCACCGTCCGGCGCATGATCCGAACCGGCGCGCAGCGCCTCGTCACCAGCGTCCTCGACTGCGACAAGCCGGTGATCGCCGCTGTCAACGGCACCGCCGCCGGCATCGGCGCGCACTTGGCATTGGCCGCCGACCTCGTGATCGCGGTCGAGTCGGCCCGCTTCATCGAGGTCTTCGTTCGCCGCGCGCTGGTTCCCGACGGCGGCGGCGCGTACCTGCTCCCCCGTCTCGTCGGCATGCACAAGGCGAAGGAGCTGATGTTCTTCGGCGACAGCGTCCGCGCCACCGAGGCGCTCGAACTCGGCCTGATCAACCGGGTCGTGCCCGACGGCGAGCTCCATGCTGCCGCCAGCGAATGGGCCGACCGCCTCGCCGACGGCCCGACGCACAGCATCGCGCTCACCAAGTGGCTGTTGAACCGGTCGCTCGAGTCCGACCGCGACACGGCGCTCGCGGCAGAAGCGTGGGCGCAGGAGATGAACATGGGCTCGGTCGACGCGCAAGAAGGCGTGCAGTCGTTCATCGAGCGCCGCACGCCGACGTACCAGGGCTGGTAG
- a CDS encoding acetyl-CoA acetyltransferase gives MGSHGIRDRVAIVGASCTPFREHWDKGLDDLIIDAAEGCYQSAGVAKDDVDAYWFGTAQSAMSGLALGSPLKLHNKPVTRVENMCATGSEALRQAAYAVASGAYDVAMAVGAEKVKDGGYQGLNAFPIPNDGTARSLTAAAMFSLILPAYSQRYGVDEDELRRVVARIASKNHANGARNPLAQFRKEMSVDAICNMAAVAGRLGVFDCAGVADGAAAAIVVRAEDAHRYTDKPIYIKALSMVAGNGSGMLDPDYDYTTLSECAAAADDAYAQAGITDPRHELALAEVHDCFTPTELVLMEDLRFSERGQAYKDVTAGVFDLTGELPVNTDGGLKSFGHPVGASGLRMLYEVWLQLRKEVPDERAVRNDRTLALTHNLGGYPGEMVSFVGIWGSELS, from the coding sequence ATGGGATCGCATGGCATCCGAGACCGAGTCGCCATCGTCGGCGCGAGCTGCACGCCGTTTCGCGAGCACTGGGACAAAGGCCTCGACGACCTGATCATCGACGCGGCCGAAGGGTGCTACCAGTCGGCCGGGGTCGCCAAGGACGACGTCGACGCGTACTGGTTCGGCACCGCACAGTCGGCCATGAGCGGCCTCGCCCTCGGGTCACCGCTGAAGCTGCACAACAAGCCCGTCACCCGTGTCGAGAACATGTGCGCCACCGGCTCGGAGGCGCTGCGCCAAGCGGCGTACGCGGTCGCGTCCGGCGCGTACGACGTGGCGATGGCCGTCGGCGCCGAGAAAGTGAAGGATGGCGGCTACCAGGGCCTCAACGCCTTCCCGATCCCGAACGACGGCACGGCCCGCAGCCTCACCGCGGCGGCGATGTTCAGCTTGATCCTTCCGGCGTACTCGCAGCGCTACGGCGTCGATGAGGACGAGCTGCGTCGGGTGGTGGCCCGGATCGCCTCCAAGAACCACGCCAACGGAGCGCGCAACCCGCTGGCCCAGTTCCGCAAGGAGATGTCGGTCGACGCGATCTGCAACATGGCCGCGGTCGCCGGGCGTCTCGGCGTGTTCGACTGTGCCGGCGTCGCGGACGGCGCGGCGGCCGCGATCGTGGTGCGGGCCGAGGATGCGCACCGCTACACCGACAAGCCGATCTACATCAAAGCCCTGTCGATGGTGGCCGGCAACGGCTCGGGCATGCTCGACCCCGACTACGACTACACGACGCTCAGCGAGTGCGCCGCTGCGGCCGACGACGCGTACGCGCAAGCCGGGATCACCGACCCCCGCCACGAGCTCGCACTGGCCGAAGTGCACGACTGCTTCACCCCCACCGAGCTGGTGCTCATGGAGGACCTGCGGTTCTCCGAGCGCGGCCAGGCCTACAAGGACGTCACCGCCGGCGTGTTCGACCTCACCGGCGAGCTGCCCGTGAACACCGACGGCGGCCTGAAGAGCTTCGGCCACCCCGTCGGAGCGTCGGGCCTTCGCATGCTGTACGAGGTGTGGCTCCAGCTCCGCAAGGAAGTGCCCGACGAGCGGGCGGTGCGCAACGACCGCACGCTCGCGCTGACCCACAACCTCGGCGGCTACCCCGGCGAGATGGTCAGCTTCGTCGGCATCTGGGGGTCGGAGCTGAGCTGA
- a CDS encoding phosphotransferase family protein: MADDTAPLTAALAALMQGEVTGLARLTGGASRETWSATVRTASGDRRVILQRTSTPSGMSSQGVDMAGEAALVRAAHAAGVPTAEVLAASGDPDLPADAGALGTSWALCDHVDGETIARRILRDDRYATARTRVVDQAADALARIHRLPTETAPQQTITDPVARFRSALDLFGEPHAALELGLRWLDQHRPGEVGPCVVHGDFRLGNWIVDDDGLAAVVDWELAHLGDPGEDLGWMCVRAWRFGGAGAAAGLGSHEQLLDSYLAAGGLPLTLDDLRWWEAYGTLAWGVMCIAQASRHRSGYVRSVELAAIGRRVCENEHDLLALLPGPALTDLPAPAATVGHPEAPHDVPSAVELLDAVAGFLRDDVMGATSGRVQFHTRVAANVVDQVRRQIEMGSSQAAAHRDRLAALGFADDGALAAAIRAGELDDRFDEVKAAVWASVRDKLAVAHPDYERI, translated from the coding sequence ATGGCCGACGACACCGCCCCGCTCACCGCCGCGCTCGCCGCGCTCATGCAGGGCGAGGTGACCGGCCTCGCACGCCTCACCGGTGGCGCGTCGCGCGAGACCTGGTCCGCCACGGTGCGCACCGCGAGCGGCGATCGCCGGGTGATCCTGCAGCGCACGAGCACGCCGAGCGGCATGAGCTCCCAGGGCGTCGACATGGCCGGCGAAGCGGCGCTGGTGCGGGCCGCGCACGCCGCAGGGGTGCCCACTGCCGAGGTGCTCGCCGCGTCGGGCGACCCCGACCTGCCGGCGGATGCGGGCGCGCTCGGCACGTCGTGGGCGCTGTGCGACCACGTCGACGGAGAGACGATCGCGCGGCGCATCCTGCGCGACGACCGTTACGCCACGGCCCGGACGCGTGTCGTCGACCAGGCGGCCGACGCGCTGGCGCGCATCCACCGCCTGCCCACGGAGACGGCGCCACAGCAGACCATCACCGACCCGGTGGCCCGCTTCCGCAGCGCGCTCGACTTGTTCGGCGAGCCGCATGCCGCGCTCGAGTTGGGCCTGCGCTGGCTCGACCAGCACCGGCCCGGCGAAGTCGGGCCGTGTGTCGTGCACGGCGACTTCCGGCTCGGCAACTGGATCGTCGACGACGACGGGTTGGCTGCCGTGGTCGACTGGGAGCTCGCGCACCTCGGCGACCCAGGCGAGGACCTGGGTTGGATGTGCGTGCGGGCGTGGCGGTTCGGGGGCGCCGGTGCCGCCGCGGGGTTGGGCAGCCACGAGCAGCTCCTCGACTCCTACCTGGCCGCCGGCGGGCTGCCCCTCACGCTCGACGACCTGCGGTGGTGGGAGGCGTACGGGACGCTTGCGTGGGGGGTGATGTGCATCGCGCAGGCCTCGCGCCACCGCAGCGGATACGTGCGATCGGTCGAGCTGGCTGCGATCGGGCGACGGGTCTGCGAGAACGAACACGACCTCCTCGCGTTGCTGCCCGGCCCGGCCCTCACGGACCTGCCCGCCCCCGCCGCCACGGTCGGCCACCCCGAAGCGCCGCACGACGTGCCGAGCGCGGTCGAGCTCCTCGACGCAGTGGCAGGCTTCCTGCGCGACGACGTGATGGGCGCCACCAGCGGCCGGGTGCAGTTCCACACCCGGGTGGCCGCCAACGTGGTCGACCAGGTCCGCCGCCAGATCGAGATGGGCTCGTCGCAAGCTGCCGCGCACCGCGATCGTCTGGCGGCGCTCGGGTTCGCCGACGACGGCGCGCTCGCCGCCGCGATCCGGGCCGGCGAGCTCGACGACCGCTTCGACGAGGTGAAAGCCGCGGTGTGGGCGTCGGTGCGCGACAAGCTCGCCGTCGCGCACCCCGACTACGAGCGAATTTGA
- a CDS encoding MFS transporter, giving the protein MGTRGRDTSVDAPWPMWLLGLVIMIDQVDQNIVRGVVTPLQKDPRLHVTDLQIGLLLSCFVVVNGLITVPAGYLADRWNRSRTIGHTIIGWSGLTALTAASPNYGVLLGVRSALGFGQAITEPSAASLLGDFYSAEKRGLAFSVQQCLFFVGFALGIGLGGIVGNTLGWRWAFLLVGTPGVVIALFVYRLREPKRGESDRAHVGAHHLHDEPDEPLFEDGFRAFTRDMVGGLRADARTILGITTMRYALVGVASLLFTITAIAAAMPQFYERQLHVKTGSAEALVALLVLLGGIPGVLLGGRFADRYMTKIRGARMAIPAYCLFVGNALFAISYLRLPFKFAYPLEIVGFFIICMAIPALRAGLTDAVPANLRGSGFGFFNLTSVILGQGVSSLVVFPLAGAFGGNYRVAFLLMSPPVFIGAFILLRAREHLDADAAKIFEAIVTAMQEQQAREAEHEAARVHDHAADGSDSIEAGLDAGVGAGGGDEPDSVGTTAPR; this is encoded by the coding sequence GTGGGGACTCGGGGGAGGGACACCAGCGTCGACGCGCCGTGGCCGATGTGGCTGCTCGGGCTCGTCATCATGATCGACCAGGTCGACCAGAACATCGTGCGTGGCGTGGTGACGCCCCTGCAGAAGGATCCGCGGCTGCACGTCACCGACTTGCAGATCGGCTTGTTGCTGTCGTGCTTCGTGGTCGTCAACGGGCTGATCACCGTGCCGGCTGGCTACCTGGCCGACCGTTGGAACCGCAGCCGCACGATCGGCCACACGATCATCGGGTGGTCGGGCCTCACCGCGCTCACCGCCGCGTCGCCCAACTACGGGGTGCTGCTCGGCGTCCGCAGCGCGCTCGGCTTCGGCCAGGCCATCACCGAACCGTCGGCTGCCAGCCTGCTCGGCGACTTCTACAGCGCAGAGAAGCGCGGGCTCGCGTTCTCCGTGCAGCAATGCCTGTTCTTCGTCGGGTTCGCGCTGGGCATCGGCCTCGGCGGCATCGTCGGCAACACGCTGGGTTGGCGCTGGGCCTTCCTGCTGGTCGGCACGCCAGGCGTCGTGATCGCACTGTTCGTCTACCGGCTGCGCGAGCCCAAGCGGGGCGAGTCCGACCGAGCCCACGTCGGCGCGCACCACCTGCACGACGAGCCTGACGAGCCGCTGTTCGAGGACGGTTTCCGGGCGTTCACCCGCGACATGGTCGGCGGGCTGCGCGCGGATGCCCGCACGATCCTCGGGATCACCACGATGCGCTACGCGCTCGTGGGCGTGGCGTCGCTGTTGTTCACCATCACCGCGATCGCCGCGGCCATGCCGCAGTTCTACGAACGCCAGCTCCACGTGAAGACCGGCTCGGCGGAAGCGTTGGTCGCGCTGCTCGTACTGCTCGGCGGCATCCCCGGCGTGCTGCTCGGCGGCCGGTTCGCCGACCGGTACATGACCAAGATCCGCGGCGCCCGCATGGCCATCCCCGCCTACTGCCTGTTCGTCGGCAATGCCCTGTTCGCGATCAGCTACCTGCGGCTGCCGTTCAAGTTCGCGTACCCGCTCGAGATCGTCGGCTTCTTCATCATCTGCATGGCGATCCCCGCCCTGCGCGCGGGGCTCACCGATGCGGTCCCGGCCAACTTGCGAGGCTCCGGCTTCGGGTTCTTCAACCTCACGTCGGTGATCCTCGGCCAAGGCGTGTCGTCGCTGGTCGTGTTCCCGCTCGCCGGCGCGTTCGGCGGCAACTACCGCGTGGCGTTCTTGTTGATGAGCCCACCCGTGTTCATCGGTGCGTTCATCTTGTTGCGGGCCCGCGAGCACCTCGACGCGGACGCCGCCAAGATCTTCGAGGCGATCGTGACGGCCATGCAGGAGCAGCAGGCCCGCGAGGCCGAGCACGAGGCGGCCCGGGTCCACGACCACGCCGCCGACGGGTCGGACTCGATCGAGGCCGGCCTCGACGCTGGTGTGGGGGCCGGCGGCGGTGACGAGCCCGACTCTGTGGGCACCACGGCGCCGCGCTGA
- a CDS encoding DoxX family protein: MSDLDALNLGLLILRVVIGLTLAAHGYNKFFGGGRIPGTAAWFDSMGMRPGKLQAVMAASMEMISGILLAVGLLTPFAGAGFVGLMCVAYYTVHRPNGFFIVKSGYEYNVILATIGVALAVTGAGQWSLDDKLGIWTSLNGWPGLLIAVVGGVGGAVALLAACYRPPAKSTD; encoded by the coding sequence ATGAGCGATCTCGATGCTTTGAACCTCGGCCTGCTGATCCTGCGGGTCGTGATCGGCCTCACGTTGGCCGCGCACGGCTACAACAAGTTCTTCGGCGGCGGGCGCATCCCGGGAACCGCCGCGTGGTTCGACTCGATGGGCATGCGACCCGGCAAGTTGCAAGCCGTGATGGCCGCGTCGATGGAGATGATCTCCGGCATCTTGCTCGCCGTCGGGTTGCTCACCCCGTTCGCGGGCGCCGGGTTCGTCGGCCTGATGTGCGTCGCGTACTACACGGTGCACCGGCCGAACGGATTCTTCATCGTGAAGTCGGGCTACGAGTACAACGTCATCCTCGCCACGATCGGCGTCGCCCTCGCCGTCACCGGCGCTGGCCAGTGGTCGCTCGACGACAAGCTCGGCATCTGGACCTCGCTCAACGGCTGGCCCGGCCTGCTCATCGCGGTGGTCGGAGGTGTCGGCGGCGCCGTCGCCCTCCTCGCTGCCTGCTACCGCCCTCCGGCGAAGTCCACCGACTAG